The sequence below is a genomic window from Bradyrhizobium septentrionale.
GTAGCGCGCGAAAGTATTGAGCAGCGAATACTCGCCTTTGCCCGGCACCGTGAGGTCGAACACCCTTGATGTCACCGACGAGCCGTGGACGAAGAACGCCACGGGCCGCGGCGGTTCGCCCGGCTTCGGCGCGCCGATCCGCTTGCGGAACATCCAGAGCGGAATGTCGCCCTTCTTCGCCCAGTATTCGCTGCTCCAGATTTCGCCTTCGGCCGGAACTGCGCTTGCGGCCCGCGCCGGCGTCTCGCCGAGTGCGCCGGCAGCGGCTGCCACGCCGATGCCCTTGATGATGGTGCGCCGCGAATGGTCCGATGACATCATGGCTCGCTCCCTTCCGGATTTCTTCACCTGATCCGCTGCGCTCGAGCATAGCAGCGCGCATGTCAGACTGCGCGACGCCGGCATCTCGCAGCCTGTAGATGCGATGCACGATTTTGTGAACGCTGTTTCCGGCAATCGGCGCGGACGAGGCGCGGACTTGGTCCTAGTCTCCGCCGCGGTCCGACCGGAAAAATCCGGCGGGAAGTGGGAGCGAAGAATGAGCAGCAATCTGACCGACGAAGAACTTGCCGCCTTGATGCCCTCCGAACTGTGCCAGTACCCAACGCCGATCCCGACCCAGATCGTTTCCAGCGACGAGTTCTATCCCGACCCGCAGAACGAACGGCAGCGTGAGGTCGAGGCGCGGCTGCTCGCGATGGCCGACGATCTCGGCGGCAAGCAAGGCCTCGACCGCCGCAGATTCTTCCAGACCGCGGCCGGCATGGCCGCCTCCTTTGTCGCGATGAACCAGGTCTACGGGGGGCTGTTCGACGTGACCCCGGCCGAGGCCGCGACGCCGGCGATGGCGCAGGAGCGCGCCAACGCCCTGAAGGACCAGTTCATCATGGATATGCACACGCATTTCCTGCGCGACGACACCCGCATCATGGGCTTTGTGGAAATGCGCAAGGCCGTCGGCAAGGCCGGCTTGAACAAAGAGCTCAGCGATCACGAGCAGACCATCGAGGATCTCAAGTTCAACAACTACAAGAAGGAGATGTTTCTCGATTCCGACACCAAGATCTCACTGATCTCCTCGGCGCCGTCGGATATCGAGCAGGACTGGTTCCTGACCAATGAGCAGATGGCCGACGCGCGCAAGAAGATCAACGACGAGGCCGGCTCGCGGCGCGTGTTCTGCCACGCCATCTTCACACCCGGCCAGCCCGGCTGGCTCGACAAGCTCGATGCCGCATTGGCGCTGAAGCCTGAATCCTGCAAGGGCTACACGATCGGCGACAACACCCACAAGGAGATCAGCCGCTATCCCTGGCGGCTGGACGACGAGAAGGTCGCCTACAAGGGCTATGAGAAGATGGTGAAGGCAGGCATCAAGAATGTCTGCGTCCACAAGGGCCTGTTCCCGCCCGGGATCGAGAAGCAATATCCGAACCTGCGCGGCTTTGCCGACGTCGCCGATGTCGGCCAGGCCGCCAAGGACTGGCCGCAGCTCAACTTCGTGATCTATCACTCGGCCTATCGCCATGTCGGCGGCGATCCGAGGGTCGCGCTCGCCGAATTCGAGCGCACCGGCCGGATCGCCTGGACCAGCGATCTCGCCGACATCCCGGCGCAGTATGGCGTCAGCAATGTCTATGGCGATGTCGGGCAATTGTTCGCGACCACCCTGGTCGCCGAGCCCAATGTCTGCGCCGCGCTGATGGGCACGCTGATCAAGGGCCTCGGCGTCGATCATATCTGCTGGGGCACCGATGCGCTGTGGACCGGCGCGCCGCAATGGCAGATCGAGGGCCTGCGGCGGCTGGAAATCCCCGAAGTGATGCAGAAGAAGTTCGGCTACGCGCCGCTCGGGCCCGCCGACGGACCGGTGAAGACCGCGATCTTCGGCGACAACAATGCGCGGCTCTACAACGTCCAGCCGAAGCGCGCGATGCTCGAGCTGAAAGGCGATCGCTTCGCGATGATGAAGGCGCAGTATGAGAAGGCAGGCGCCGAGCCGTCGAACACGCGCTACGGCTACGTGGTGCCGAACGGGGTGATCGATCACCGGGTGTTTGCATAACTCCGGATCGTCATTCCGGGGCGACGCGTAGCGTCGAGCCCGGAATCCATTTGGCCGCATATCCCGTGGTGGGATGGATTCCGGGCTCTCGCTTCGCGAACCCCGGAATGACTGCGTCACTTCCCCGTAAACCTCGGCTTGCGCTTCTCTGCGAAGGCCTTGACGCCTTCCTTGAGATCTTCGCTGTCTCTGACTTCATCGAGCAGCCGCCGCGCGTCGGCAACGGTTTCGAGGGGGCCCTTCGGCATGGCCTCGCGCGCCAGCTTCTTCAGCGCGCGGACCACCAGCGGTGC
It includes:
- a CDS encoding amidohydrolase family protein; this encodes MSSNLTDEELAALMPSELCQYPTPIPTQIVSSDEFYPDPQNERQREVEARLLAMADDLGGKQGLDRRRFFQTAAGMAASFVAMNQVYGGLFDVTPAEAATPAMAQERANALKDQFIMDMHTHFLRDDTRIMGFVEMRKAVGKAGLNKELSDHEQTIEDLKFNNYKKEMFLDSDTKISLISSAPSDIEQDWFLTNEQMADARKKINDEAGSRRVFCHAIFTPGQPGWLDKLDAALALKPESCKGYTIGDNTHKEISRYPWRLDDEKVAYKGYEKMVKAGIKNVCVHKGLFPPGIEKQYPNLRGFADVADVGQAAKDWPQLNFVIYHSAYRHVGGDPRVALAEFERTGRIAWTSDLADIPAQYGVSNVYGDVGQLFATTLVAEPNVCAALMGTLIKGLGVDHICWGTDALWTGAPQWQIEGLRRLEIPEVMQKKFGYAPLGPADGPVKTAIFGDNNARLYNVQPKRAMLELKGDRFAMMKAQYEKAGAEPSNTRYGYVVPNGVIDHRVFA